One Bemisia tabaci chromosome 7, PGI_BMITA_v3 DNA window includes the following coding sequences:
- the Blos2 gene encoding biogenesis of lysosome-related organelles complex 1 subunit 2, whose product MTEKYPGDDVESPKKGPTLSTSTSSFEALDPHDPNLSQIANTMFQKTGDYISGELTLAQEDYKLLESMNNATVTKFADMRTVATNIQKSMSDLNDKFKSLEPYLEQIAKIEDSAMKLEQAAYKLDNYTKRIEAKFKMIEKKT is encoded by the exons ATGACAGAGAAGTATCCTGGTGATGATGTTGAATCTCCTAAAAAAG GGCCAACTCTTTCAACAAGCACAAGTAGTTTTGAAGCTCTTGATCCTCATGACCCAAATTTAAGTCAGATTGCTAATACTATGTTCCAGAAAACTGGAGATTACATTTCGGGAGAGTTGACCTTAGCTCAG gAAGACTATAAATTACTAGAAAGTATGAATAATGCAACTGTCACAAAATTTGCGGACATGCGGACGGTTGCGACCAATATTCAGAAATCTATGTCTGATTTGAATGACAAAT TTAAAAGTTTAGAGCCGTATTTGGAGCAAATAGCAAAAATAGAAGATAGTGCAATGAAGTTAGAACAAGCTGCATATAAACTCGACAACTATACGAAACGGATAgaggcaaaatttaaaatgatcgAGAAGAAAACATAA